One window from the genome of Schistocerca piceifrons isolate TAMUIC-IGC-003096 chromosome 1, iqSchPice1.1, whole genome shotgun sequence encodes:
- the LOC124786898 gene encoding ice-structuring glycoprotein-like — protein sequence MALTHTQMLLSSCLQAVFILALVALAHAGGPASYQTVTNTADAGAVGSTHERTVKGYGGLNSISEYSKTIDGPHSSVRVSISRSSNDAYGYGGAAVAAAPAVAYTAAAPAVAAAPAVAYTAAAPAVAAAPAVAYAARTVAAAPAVAYTAAAAPAVTYAARTVSAGPALAYGARTVAAAPAVAYTAAAPAVTYASRTVAASPAIAYTAAAPAVTYASRTVATSPAVAYTAAAPAVTYAARTVSAAPAVAYTAAAPAVTYAARTVSAAPAVAYTASAPSVAYAARTVAAAPAVTYTAAAPAVTYATRTVSAAPALAYTASAPAVTYAARTVAAAPAVSYAAAAPAYGSTYYGRAAYSGLAYGAGYSAGYGARAIAPAAVTYSAPAVTYAARTVTAAPALAYSSGLTYGAGYSYGAPAATVTYTSAAPAVGAAYLGRASYSGLAYGARAIAPALAYNSGLSYGAGYTYAASAPAVTYTTRTVTTAPAVTYTASAPTVTYSGATQSASYSVAAGAQLGTSFHGPIAQSAALHLHGKGLL from the coding sequence ATGGCCCTGACACATACTCAGATGCTATTATCATCTTGTTTGCAGGCTGTGTTCATCCTCGCCCTGGTGGCACTGGCACACGCAGGAGGCCCCGCCTCCTACCAGACAGTTACAAACACAGCAGACGCTGGAGCTGTGGGCTCTACACACGAGAGGACGGTGAAGGGCTATGGCGGCCTCAACAGCATTTCCGAGTACTCCAAGACCATCGACGGGCCACACTCGAGCGTGCGCGTGTCCATCTCGCGCTCCAGCAACGACGCCTACGGCTACGGCGGCGCCGCAGTCGCCGCCGCCCCTGCCGTGGCCTACACTGCAGCTGCCCCAGCTGTCGCAGCTGCCCCTGCCGTGGCCTACACTGCAGCCGCCCCAGCTGTCGCTGCAGCACCCGCTGTTGCTTACGCCGCCCGCACCGTCGCTGCTGCGCCCGCAGTAGCCTACACTGCTGCTGCGGCTCCAGCCGTCACGTACGCTGCCAGGACGGTGTCTGCAGGTCCAGCCCTCGCCTACGGCGCCCGCACTGTTGCTGCGGCTCCAGCAGTTGCCTACACTGCTGCTGCTCCGGCCGTCACTTACGCGTCTCGCACTGTTGCCGCATCCCCTGCAATCGCGTACACCGCCGCTGCTCCTGCAGTCACCTACGCTTCCCGCACTGTTGCCACATCTCCCGCAGTAGCATACACTGCCGCAGCTCCGGCCGTCACCTACGCCGCCCGCACAGTGTCCGCAGCTCCTGCCGTAGCCTACactgccgccgcccccgccgtcacGTACGCCGCCCGCACCGTCTCTGCAGCCCCGGCTGTGGCGTACACTGCGTCTGCCCCGTCAGTCGCCTACGCTGCTCGCACTGTCGCCGCTGCACCTGCAGTTACATACACTGCTGCTGCTCCGGCAGTGACGTACGCCACTCGTACAGTGTCCGCTGCTCCTGCCCTAGCGTACACTGCCAGTGCCCCCGCAGTGACGTATGCTGCCCGCACAGTAGCCGCAGCCCCTGCTGTAAgctacgctgctgcagctccagCTTACGGCAGCACCTACTACGGTCGTGCAGCTTACTCTGGCCTGGCATACGGGGCTGGATACTCAGCCGGATACGGAGCTCGTGCTATTGCCCCAGCTGCCGTCACCTACTCTGCCCCAGCCGTCACATACGCTGCTCGCACCGTTACTGCAGCTCCCGCCCTCGCCTACAGCTCTGGCCTGACCTACGGAGCTGGATACTCCTACGGTGCCCCTGCTGCCACCGTCACCTACACGTCTGCCGCCCCCGCAGTCGGTGCCGCGTACCTCGGACGCGCATCTTACTCCGGCCTGGCCTACGGTGCACGTGCTATCGCACCAGCCCTGGCTTACAATTCCGGCCTGTCGTACGGAGCTGGATACACCTACGCCGCCTCCGCCCCTGCTGTCACCTACACCACCAGGACCGTGACGACGGCGCCTGCTGTCACCTACACCGCTTCTGCTCCAACTGTGACTTACAGTGGAGCCACCCAGTCAGCTTCCTACTCGGTGGCCGCCGGAGCACAGCTGGGCACGTCCTTCCACGGCCCAATTGCGCAGAGTGCTGCTCTTCATCTCCACGGCAAGGGACTCTTGTAA